The stretch of DNA AGAATCCGAAAATAAATTAGAATCAGAACGATTTCACGTTCAAGGGCGCGCCGAACATTTTACGAATCAATCACTTTGATCTAGGGTACTATCACGATTTCCTACGCGTTTAATACTCAAACTTTTTGAAAATCTGAAGTTAATATCTAATTCCTATGTCATCTTGAGATTATAATAACCAGCTAAGGCATAAACTTTTGTCTTTTGAATATACAAAATGTTCAATTATGGATTTGCGTCATTGCCATGGTACCAGCAATGTTGactatgatttttttctttaaagacCCTCTGCCCGTGTTCATGTTGTCATTCTAGCGAAGTATCTCATGTGAATGGCTTTATTTAGGTCATTTCCATCGGCCTATTTTTTGAAAAGTGTTTGTAGTGAAATTGGTCAATGAAGCGTGAAACTTTGTTTTATGTCAATATTTCAGGAATTCGATAAATAAAATGTCTTAGTAAGAACTCTAATAAATGTTCGGCTGACGGGCTGAAGGCATATCATACGAAAGCTAGCGATAGTCACTCTCATATCCAAGGATGTAATATAAAGGCTGTAGCCGGAAATAAACTGCGACCAAATTCATCGTGATCAAGAAAATACTACAACAACTTGTGAGGTcttaagccccgtgcaaactgcgccagcatcggccaacattgctggcgaattcttgctcgactgaccccaagacaaagaaaaagtcaGAAAGTCcttttcccattttgacatttcttttGTGCTGtagtcagtcaagcgaaaattcgcGAGCAAAGCTGGCAGGTcttggcgcagtttgcacgcgGCTTAAGTAAAAGTATTACGTAACATATAGATCAGCAGACCTGcaaacactcttttttttaaacgtaTTATTTTCAGTCGAGGCTGGGCCATtttttttaagcattttaagggtgtaaaatgttattaaggatgttcttaaatttaagTATATATGAAAATAGATCACCCAGTTATCAAattatcaatagcaataatatttaaagttgttattatgaaatactatttgattctgcattttggCATCACACTAACACATATCTTGCTGAGCATATACAtgctcaggctggacgttcttataaaaaaaaaatgttcttataaaacaaaacaaaaatgtatatatgAGAATAAGAAATTATCCCTCCATCATCTATTGTAATCGTAGACTTATCCTGAAGCTAAAAGGGGAGCAAAATAAGTTAGAAGTCACCATGCAGATAGAGCCATCAGTATCACCTGTTTACCAAATCGGCCAACAGTATCTCCAGTTTACCAAATCGGCCAACagtatcaccagtttaccacATCGGCCAACAGTATCTCCAGTTTACCACATCGGCCAACAGTATCAACAGTTTACCAAATCGGCTAACAGTATCACCAGTTTATCAAATCGGCCAACagtatcaccagtttaccaaATCGGCCAACagtatcaccagtttaccacATCGGCCAACAGTATCTCCAGTTTACCACATCGGCTAACAGTATCACCAGTTTATCAAATCGGCCAACAGTATCTCCAGTTTACCAAATCGGCCAACagtatcaccagtttaccaaATCGGCCAACAGTATCGACAGTTTATCAAATCGGCCAACAGTATCTCCAGTTTACCAAATCGGCCAACAGTATCACCAGTATACCAAATCGGCCAACAGTATCTCCAGTTTACCAAATCGGCCAACAGTATCTCCAGTTTACCAAATCGGCCAACagtatcaccagtttaccaaATCGGCCAACagtatcaccagtttaccaaATCGGCCAACAGTATCTCCAGTTTACCAAATCGGCTAACAGTATCTCCAGTTTACCAAATCGGCCAACagtatcaccagtttaccaaATCGGCCAACagtatcaccagtttaccaaATCGGCCAACAGTATCTCCAGTTTACCAAATCGGCCAACagtatcaccagtttaccaaATCGGCCAACagtatcaccagtttaccaaATCGGCCAACagtatcaccagtttaccaaATCGGCCAACAGTATCTCCAGTTTACCAAATCGGCCAACagtatcaccagtttaccacATCGGCCAACagtatcaccagtttaccaaATCGGCCAACagtgtcaccagtttaccaaATCGGCCAACagtatcaccagtttaccaaATCGGCCAACagtatcaccagtttaccaaATCGGCCAACAGTATCTCCAGTTTACCAAATCGGCCAACAGTATCACCAGTTTATCAAATCGGCCAACagtatcaccagtttaccaaATCGGCCAACagtgtcaccagtttaccaaATCGGCCAACagtatcaccagtttaccaaATCGGCCAACagtatcaccagtttaccacATCGGCCAACagtatcaccagtttaccaaATCGGCCAACagtatcaccagtttaccaaATCGGCCAACagtatcaccagtttaccaaATCGGCCAACagtatcaccagtttaccaaATCGGCCAACagtatcaccagtttaccacATCGGCCAACAGTATCTCCAGTTTACCAAATCGGCCAACtgtatcaccagtttaccacATCGGCCAACagtatcaccagtttaccaaATCGGCCAACggtatcaccagtttaccaaATCGGTCAACAGTATCTCCAGTTTACCAAATCGGCCAACAGTATCTCCAGTTTACCAAATCGGCCAACAGTATCTCCAGTTTACCAAATCGGCCAACAGTATCTCCAGTTTACCAAATCGGCCAACagtatcaccagtttaccaaATCGGCCAACAGTATCACCAGTTTATCAAATCGGCCAACagtatcaccagtttaccaaATCGGCCAACAGTATCTCCAGTTTACCAAATCGGCCAACAGTATCTCCAGTTTACCAAATCGGCCAACAGTATCTCCAGTTTATCAAATCGGCCAACAGTATCTCCAGTTTACCAAATCGGCCAACagtatcaccagtttaccaaATCGGCCAACAGTATCTCCAGTTTACCAAATCGGCCAACagtatcaccagtttaccacATCGGCCAACAGTATCAccagaagaaaatataattatacTAAAATATGCTAGTTGATAAAGTGACACTTGCACGGTTACACGGCGAGAATGAAGAAAGAATTTGATAAAGCAATATCAAATCCTCTAAACGAACTCCACCAAAACGAACTAATTGTCTGGATGACTCTAGCTAGTTTACTTTAAGAGTCCAGGGTTGGAGAAAACAGCGTCCATTTGTGAGATGGACCTTGGGTAACTATGGATGGACAAACCACAATTTTCAAAGTAGTAACACCTGGGGGATGCGGGTTTAGGGAGTGGAGGGGGGCGAGATAAAGGTAGCGCGTACCACCACCCCTTTCACACAAAAATTTTAGGAGAAAGTAATAGTAGCCAAACTCCACATTACACCTCCAACTCTATGTTTTATATTGTTGCCGCCTCCGCCCTACCCCTGCAAGAACCCCTGGTCCCCCACTGCCTAGACCGGGGTTGAACCCGGCACCTCTTGCTGCAGAATAAACTGAAGAGTGTCTTATTTTTCAGTTGGCTGGTCCCCATGTGGGACGTTTTTAGCTTCAGCGAGTTTTGATGCCACCACATGCATATGGGACCAAAAGTCTGGAGGTTCGTGGATTATTTGATAGtagtgttgatggtgatgtgcAGTGATCTTTAGATGAAGAATGTATGAATAATGATTTTCTACCAATGAGAATAATTTTACGAGGTTTCTGCGATGCTGCCTTTCGCAGCAATAACAAGCATTGCTGTAACGTCATCAGACACTCAAGAAGTGGGGGGTGGAGTGTTTGATATTTTGTCAAGCTGATAACCAGGGAAACGGCATCTTAGTGTCATCGGGGCTGTAGCAGGCATCGAAATATTAAGAGGGGGTGAGATGCAGAAACATGAGATATTGGGGGAACAGCGACGCCCTtcctggtcattttcttatatatatatttttaatatttgtgGAGACGTGCCCCAATGCCCcagcccctgctatggccctggtCATATACAAGGCCATAAAACCTTAGCTTATACTatctaagagaaaatagctctCGGAATGtggatttttttgttaaaaaactGTCCCTACCGACCGCCTTTTACAATCCTTCCCTTTGCCTGTTTCGAAGTTGCTCCAATTCTTTGACATTTGTAGAGTTCGAGTGCAATGCCACTCTCGAGGGACACGAGAACGAAGTGAAGTCTGTTAATTGGTCGGTGTCCGGCTCATTGCTCGCCACATGTGGCCGTGACAAGAGTGTCTGGATATGGGAAGGTATGTTACTAAAGGCCAGTCACGCCGCCACTAAACACAAAACCTAGTCATACCAAGCATCCATTTTAACCGGCTTGTTAAAGCCAATAATTTGATGCTCTCaataaaacattacaactCAAGTATACATTACAACTCAAGTATCGAACTTCAATTGTGgatgattattttttatttttttttaaatagactagtttattttcaaatgaaaacaataacaaaggactCTGGCTGGTTAACACTCTTAAAGGACTGTATATGTATCTTTTGTGACGAATCCATCATTTCAAATTGATGCAAACAAGATGGACATTATAGTAGCGAACTCCATTCTATGActaaagcataaaataacCTTTGGGTTTCagtattcaaaataaaaccaaaacaacatTTTCAGGAAATAAATCGGTTGCAGTGTTGGTAATGAAGAGGTGATGGCGTTTAGATGATGATAGTTATATTTGTGATATTGACGATGATTAATTGCTGATTGATaatatgatggtgatgatgatgattattatgttTTTCTTGATGTTGTAGAGTGATTGCAAAAATCCTTTACTAAAGACTATTGCTTATGTTGATGTCTGTCTCATAGTCCAAGAAGATGACGAATATGAATGTGCAAGCGTTATACATAGCCACACCCAAGACGTCAAGAAAGTCGTTTGGCATCCGACCAAAGAGGTCAGGTCTCCATTCCCTCGTTATAATAgtgaacaacaaaaaaatagcaacggggggggggggggggggggggggattcaaAACCTGCACGTGGAAATGCGCTCTTTCTGGTACATTTCAGCCATTTCTTCATAACTACAAAGTGAAGTTTGAAGGTGTGGCGACGACATGGGACATGTGTGTTGCATAAAGAAGACTTTCATTGTTCAATACAATGATCTTTATTTAAAGGggtatataatattataactaCTAAAAAGTTTTCTAACTAATGTTCGCTATGGTAGAATATGGTTCTAGGCTTGTCTGtacttttttttgctatcAATAGGTGTTAATTTAATAGAAACTAGATCGTTTAACATTTTAGGTGCCGTTGTGCCTACTTAAACTCTCTGATTGGGAAGAAATAGAGAGAACATGACCTAAAAAAGCTGCTATTATTCTAAACTAGCttcaacaaaatatttttttgcataaaaAGTTTTTGTATTCCATAAAAGAAAATCGAGCCTGAAATAATCTGGTTTTTAAAAGCGCTTAAATTCGTGTCCTTTGGTAGACCATGTGCCCTTTGTAGTTTTGCAGAAACATCTTGAAATGTATCCGACAAAGTGCATTTCACGTCTGGACCTTTaaaattttctgttttttttttttttttttttttttttaaagctgcTGTTCTTGTTGCCATCGTGGTTCTAGATCTAGAGTGGAGTATCATGTAAAAGGAGGAAAGTATAATGTACTATTACTTTACTTTGCAGATCCTCGCCTCCTGTAGCTATGACGACACCATTAAACTTTACAAAGAGGACGAGGATGACTGGTATGATTTAATTGTCCAGGAACCAAACTACGTGAATCGTTCACTTAGTGTAAACGTGTGAACTTTCGGGCTAGGCTTATGCATGTGCACACTTAATAACAACAGGAACCTGAAGATACAAAGGCGAGCGAAATGACGCAAAAAAGATAATCGTTTATAGTTTCATGCGACCTAGACCTTTCCCTAGCCTCCTACGcagttcttatttttttggttCCAGTTCAACTCGCCTTCAATCCCCTTTCTTCTATGAAAGGGGACTGAGGTAGCTcaattcataaaaatactgaaaaagcCCTTAAACCCCTCAAGATggctgcggaggaggctatgTTTTCCCTGTTATAATACAGTGCTCCTCCTGTATTGCAATGTTTAAAGTTTCCCTGTTATAGTACAGTGCTCCTCCTGTATTGCAATGTTTAAAGTTTCCCTGTTATAATACAGTGCTCCTCCTGTATTGCAATGTTTAATGTCCCCATGTATTGCAATGTTTAATGTCCCCATGTATTGCAATGTTTAGTGTTTCCCCTGTATTGCAATGTTTAATGTCCCCATGTATTGCAATGTTTAATGTTTCCCCTGTATTGCAATATTTAATGTTTCCCTGTATTGCAATGTTTAATGTCCCCCTGTATTGCAATGTTTAATGTTTCCCTGTATTATAATGTTTAATGTTTCCCCTGTATTGCAATGTTTAGTGTTTCCCCTGTATTGTAATGTTTAATGTTTCCCCTGTATTGCAATGTTTAGTGTTTCCCCTGTATTGTATTGTTTAATGTTTCCCCTGTATCGTAATGTTTAATGTTTCCCCTGTATTGCAATGTTTAGTGTTTCCTCTGTATTGTAATGTTTAATGTTTCCCCTTTACCCTGTATTGCAATGTTTAATGTTTCCCCTGTATTGCAATGTTTAGTGTTTCCCCTGTATTGCAATGTTTAGTGTTTCCCCTGTATTGTAATGTTTGATGTTTTCCCTGTATTACAAGGTTTAATGTTTCCCCTGTAttacaatttttaaaatttcccCTGTATTGCAATGTTTATCAACTATCGTTGGACACCAATCCCAGGAGCTGCTGTGATACTCTTGAGGGTCACGAGTCAACCGTCTGGTCAATAAGCTTCGATGGATCAGGGGATCGGATAGGTATCGACTATACAATAAGGATCTTAAAGGGAGTAATTACGTAATTACGGTTGGTGCTGGGCGGAGACAGGAATGAGAATCGACAGATGCAAAAACtggcaaagttcaaattgtaaggttgtgttagcttacatttgtttgaatttttgcCTGGTGGttccttgtgtaatataaTACAAAATAAGCTTGGGTACTGTTTGGTTGATAATCTGCtcttgagatatgattgagcaaagttgtcataaatgataaaaaaagtagttttttttttcagacaaatcaagagtCTTTGATCAATATATTGTTTCTCTTTCAGTGTCTTGTAGTGACGATAAGACCGTCAGAATCTGGAAATCATATCCACCAGGCAACCAGGAAGGTACAGATAAGGAACATTGGTCAGCCACTcatttcttttgaaaataCATCGATTAATTTGCAAGAAAGCTTTAAAATAGCCATCCAAAATGGAGGTCCGATACTCTTGCAACAATATTTGATAGTATAATTCAAGCTACTCGCATTTACACACGTCCCAGGATTCAGTTGTGTCTTCTATCCCTGAAGACATCATTAGAATACATTTTTAGTAATGGAATGTTCCTTCTCGCTTTGATACATCAAGcttatattgttattttgttattatatatatttatattgttattttgttattatatatatttatattgttattttgttattatatatatttatattgttattttgttcTGCTGTAGGTGTTGTGGTATCTGGTAAGCACTCCAAGTGGAAATGTGTGTGCGTGCTCTCTGGTTACCACGACAGAACAATATACGACGTTCACTGGTAAGCCAAGTTGGCCGGGTAAGGAAAGTTGGGTGGGGGGTTCGGGGGCCTGGTTTATAGCgctgtggggaggggggtagaATGATATAAGGATAAAGAGGGGGTGGTGGTCTACGACACTCTCTCGTAAGCAAAGTTATGTCGGGGGAGGGCAGAATGATATAAAGATGGGGGGTAGGGAGGGAACTGATAAGGAAAGTTGGGTGGGGGGTAAGGGGTTTGGGGGCCTGGTTTATAGCTCTCACTCTTAAAAGTGAAGCCAAGTGGAGccgtggggaggggggggggggggtagaatGATATAAGGATGAAGGCGGGTGGTAGTCTACGACATTCTCTTGTGAGTCAGAACAGTCGTTCACTCGGCTCTCCAGGGCTGTTATTCATGTTTGCGAGGGACCTGGCACTACTTGCGTCACTGATatctttgtcacgtgataggtCCAAGGTGTCTGGACTGATAGCGACCGCTTCTGGTGACGACTGTATACGGATCTTTAAAGAGGTGAGAATTTACTAGCTTGTACCTAGAGATACAAGCTAGGAAGGGATGGGAGCCGTCTTTAAGTCACAAATGCATCTGCCAGACAGCGGCAGCCGAGAGAAATAGCATAGTTAATCATGATcgataataattatctttttaaattaaatttaGTAGGATAGCTGTTTACTGTTAGTTTCTGTTGTTTgcgtgtttgtgaggggttgGAGTCTTCTATCCTAATTGAGATGACATTTCACATTGTCTTGTAGGATACCAACTCAGACCGTAACCAACCGTCATTTCAGCTGGTCGCCACACAGAGAAAGGTGAGAGCCAATCACGCCCTCTGAGCCTGCGGATGTTTGGTCAGTGGGGTGCAAAGGCACCTGGCAAGGCTATGCGCATGCGCTAGGCCATCTTGGAGCTGCTCACAAAAGATAAGCGAGTctcaaataaaacaagatgACGGCATTTGATCAAAAGCGACCTGATATGaaagtttttttatatattaaaAACGGCCATTATTTTATAACCGAAtacgttgttgcgcgaccgcTGAGAATTCAAATCCTTTGCTCATCTTGGAATAGCAGTCGtagtcaatcataccaccttgaccaatcaattccCTTGCTGTGTAcagtcaaatggtttatgaTGCGGCATTGAAAACACGGCCATCGATTGGCCGAAGATTTTGTATCTACCGAGGCCGCGCAACAATAAATTTGGCACCAATTAATAAAATCAAAGGACTCCCTGTATTATTTAATAATTGTGAAATAGAATTGAGCGGGTTCGTAGGATGGATTGAAATTTACTGTCACTCAGCTAGACAAATCAGTTGCAACTGAAATGAGCTTGCGTCACTCAAGTtcggattttattttattttattttgattttattcaCTTCGCCTCAAGTGGCAGGGTTACTGCTACAGCAAAGCCATCTACTGCTggccctttaaaaaaaaactttatgaTTATAATATGATAAATAGGGAATGCAAAAAGACTATCGACATCATGCTAAAGGACGAGCGAGACTACGACAGTAATTGAACTCATAACAGACAGTTTGTAAGCACGACGATCTTCTgcgtcgaaaaaaaaattagggcGGAAAagtaatattttaatatggcAGATTTGAACGAATTTACTACAATCCcgtgatttctttttttcaaggCTCACTCAATGGATGTTAATAGCATTTGCTGGCACCCGAAAGACGAGAACATACTAGCCACGTGCTCAGATGATGGGACGGTCAAACTATGGAGGTTTACTCCGGCCGAAGAGTAACACAACACATTCAACACGACACAAACACGTGGTGAACACGTGCTCAGATGATGGGACGGTCAAACTATGGAGGTTTACTCCGGACGAAGAGTAACACAACACATTCAACACGACACAAACACGTGGTGACCACGTGCTCAGATGATGGGACGGTCAAACTATGGAGGTTTACCCAAGATAAAGAGTAACATAACACATTCAACACGACACAAACATGTGATGATCACAATAAATGATAAACACAATTATTatgttgttttgatttttctaaTGATAGCATAGTTTATTACCATGTTGCAAATGAGTCAGCTTTATCCTGAAAATCCGTCGCACGGGTCCACTATTGCAGGGTTGCAGTTCCAATTATCCCACCAGTGAATCTGGCCAGGTCCGGCGCAGAAGGCTCCGTAACACCACGTCCCAGACCTCCCGCAATTAAATCTTTCGCCAACTGCATACATCTTCCCGTCATACCCTACGCACCCAGCTGGCGGAGTCGTCTGGGCATGCGCCAGGATTAAGGCTAGGCCGCAAAGCAGGACGTGAATGATCATTGTACAGCGGTGTTTCCCTGACAAGTAACAACTCGAGTTTCGCTTATTGCATAGCTAGATTGATGCGAATGTTTCACTTACCTTGCTCTAAGATGCGCCGATCACATTGAGAGAGTGGAATATTTCGGTTTATATATCATCAGACGAACACCTGAGCCAACAATTGTCCAGCTGACACTCGAGCTTGTGCATGCGCAAGTCTTGGTAGATGGATAAAACAAAAGGGGGGCAACTGACTTGATAACAAGTTTgaacagcttttttttttgctctcaAAGGTGAAATCGCTTCTTGGGTTCAGCAAGCagttcaggcccgtagccagggaggggaggggggggggggagaactAAAAGGCCACTCTCATGAAGAAAAATTTAGTACCACTGggacgagctacctaagagaaaatggtccgcgaAATGGGTAGACGCACATCTCCTCGCTCCAGCTCCAGGCGGTTGAGGGTCCTATAGACCACCCTatcttttttatagaaaaaaaggtaatCTTTATACACGTCAGTTTTAGTGAAATTTACTCAGGCAACGTGAACGATGTATTAGTTAAAATTGACACTTGCTCTCGCAAGACACTTGAGATATCTCACGAACTACTCAGCGGTCTTAACTCAGCTGAGGTCCTCGTAAATATAACTTTTTCTATGTCAAACATTTTGTGTTTCGGGCTCGCAGGCCTTCAAGCCTCCACATTTAATTAATAGAAGCTGCGTTTCTCTTGCCTTTGGTGTTgcataaatacaaaaaaaatattttttttttttttttttaaaatactcATCTAAATAAATAGGCAGCGAAGGTGTCCGAGACCCCGAAACAGATCAAGCGCAATGCCCAAGCTAAAGATGCTTGTCTTCTGTAAGCAGGAAGCCCGCCTAAGACTACTAGGCATAATTATTCAGATGTCACTTGCTAAGCAAATGTGTTGATATCGGAAACCTTTGAAACCCTTAGGCTTGTTTTATCTTTGTATTTGTCTTTCAGTAATAAATATGTATAATAACTACAGCAGAAACGGTAATATTGATTTCCTTGGGATGACTACTCCggcacagatcaagtcacgtGGGTAGTGTTGATTATCGCGTGACACCCTATTCGCTGGAGTCAGCAAGGAAGTCCGTGatcttttttgtctttttggcGGGTTTGTCGGTCGTTGTCTTGCTCTTTCTTTTGGACGGAGTGGAAGCTTCTGTAAAAGAATAATTTCGGTTAATCGCAAACGATTGCTACCAGTATCGTAAACATTTTATCCCTTCACTCAGCCTAgccccaggcgttcttacgcGGGTTTCCATTGGTCGGTCAGAGTTGTTACGTCACAGGTCTAATTTTTGCCCTTAGCTCAAATCACtttaatcatcataaacacGATcatcttccctgctagcagaggcctcttttctctgtatttcgctgagctggagttcgcgaggaaaagatacctctgccatgggtcgaaactgtttctgttgcgcatgcgtgagcgttaataagcgaccgacgtgccaaaacccgtaccatcgcgcgaaagctgtcaatatgctaatatgctttgcatgggtttagtcgaaaatcatgaatcaaactccggttagttctcctcttcgaaaaaagaaaacaactgttcaatttcaatcacctaaaacgtcaataaaaagattgaacaacaaacgcagcaaagacgagttttgtcttgtttgtgggattaatttcaagacatctgggcaggcgagtttcttcaatgtaaatatcgcacagttggattcgaagaaaatgttacaaaactttttggtaaacttagatcagatattcccagaagaatgcaaaacctgtaaacggaagattgactcgttagtcaaaagagagaaaattctgaatgaagataaggcattgaatgacttcttttataattcgtcgcgtgatatttctacggaggacgccgtttcgaatgcgggcttattatcccgcagcggatatacgtttcatgcatgcgctagtcattgtgggctcaaatagtggccagtaattaataaacggggcatgcgctctggatctcgtccacgatcgtggacggcggtttgatcaaacgaacttgcgacccatggcagaggtatcttttcctcgcgaactccagcccagcgaaatacagagaaaagaggcctctgctagcagggaaacgatcatcatcacttcaatttAATCTGCACTCCgcaaaatgacaaaaatacGTTGTCCTGACGTCACAGCAGGCCTTATCTTGTGACGTCATTTCTAATGTACTCACGTTTATCAACACCCATGTCGGTTTTGCCATACTTTAGTGACCGCGCCTCCTTCATACGGGACATATTTCGCGTAACGACCTTGTTGTGGTCCACTATGGGACAGGGGTAGTCACGCCCTATCACGCACCCCGCCTTCTCCTGGACCGCCAGCGGGGCATTCCATGGCTCGTAGATATACTTAGGTGGATAGCGTGACAACTTAGGGATGTACTTCCTGTTGTAACGCAAGAGTAACGCAAATGTCAGTAACGCAACGCTTCCTTTTTGTGGATTAGCGGGTTTTCCTACTCCTCTGCTACCCCCGTCTTCCCCTTCTCTTCGTCACCTAACCCCCTTCACTCATTTGCAACATCTGCACCCTTTCCCTCCTCTTTTCATTCcgatcccctccccctttttctGCTTTGCGTCGGCTGACCACCTCCCCCTTTTTTACTGTAGTGCTTTGCGTCGgctgaccccctcccccttttttCAGTTTTGCGTCGACtgaccccctctcccccttttTCTGTT from Nematostella vectensis chromosome 8, jaNemVect1.1, whole genome shotgun sequence encodes:
- the LOC5516269 gene encoding probable cytosolic iron-sulfur protein assembly protein CIAO1 homolog; amino-acid sequence: MTGKLESIANLEGHEDRVWSVAWSPNGFVLASCGGDKTIRIWGKEGDKWICKTILEDGHQRTIRSLGWSPCGTFLASASFDATTCIWDQKSGEFECNATLEGHENEVKSVNWSVSGSLLATCGRDKSVWIWEVQEDDEYECASVIHSHTQDVKKVVWHPTKEILASCSYDDTIKLYKEDEDDWSCCDTLEGHESTVWSISFDGSGDRIVSCSDDKTVRIWKSYPPGNQEGVVVSGKHSKWKCVCVLSGYHDRTIYDVHWSKVSGLIATASGDDCIRIFKEDTNSDRNQPSFQLVATQRKAHSMDVNSICWHPKDENILATCSDDGTVKLWRFTPAEE